A stretch of Rhinoderma darwinii isolate aRhiDar2 chromosome 4, aRhiDar2.hap1, whole genome shotgun sequence DNA encodes these proteins:
- the LOC142759320 gene encoding uncharacterized protein LOC142759320, with product MDVEKLICLVQERHEIWDTRAESYHDHSAKEVAWDHIGQALFSSEWDKSSTRDRQRIVQDLKTRWRSCRDQFRREFGDRGRSGDGATKKRRYIYTNQLMFLKDIMEMRSTTDNLNDSEEESDHAESQPDRPSSRLLPLTPEPTPQDPAPVESAPPELPPDENPPHRADADTVICQPPGRKLMEGYSNTCVVRPTKTGTTTLLAASCHCCGRCQTIGCHA from the exons ATGGACGTAGAAAAGCTGATCTGCCTTGTGCAGGAGAGGCACGAGATCTGGGACACCCGCGCGGAGTCGTATCATGACCACTCGGCGAAGGAAGTCGCATGGGACCACATAGGCCAGGCGCTCTTCTCCAGCGAATGGGATAAAAGCAGCACCCGAGACCGGCAGAGAATTG TCCAGGATCTtaaaacccggtggaggagctgcaGGGACCAGTTTCGTCGCGAGTTTGGCGACAGAGGCCGAAGTGGTGATGGGGCAACAAAGAAACGGAGGTACATATATACCAACcagctgatgttcctcaaggaTATCATGGAGATGAGATC AACAACAGACAATCTTAACGACtctgaggaggagagtgaccatgCAGAGTCGCAGCCGGATCGTCCTAGCAGTCGACTTCTGCCCCTAACCCCGGAGCCTACACCCCAGGACCCTGCCCCAGTAGAGTCGGCCCCACCAGAACTCCCTCCGGATGAAAATCCACCCCATCGAGCAGACGCCGACACTGTCATCTGCCAGCCGCCGGGGCGCAAGTTGATGGAAGGGTACTCGAATACCTGCGTCGTGCGGCCGACGAAGACGGGTACGACGACTTTGCTCGCAGCCTCGTGCCACTGCTGCGGAAGGTGCCAGACAATAGGCTGCCACGCCTAG